The DNA region CAGCCGAGGCGGACACGGGTGCACCTGGTCAGGTAGGGCATGGCGATCTCCTCCCGGCCGGCCAGGCCGGGGTGGGTGGCGAGCAGGTGCTCGACGTCGGCCAGCAGGCGGGCGCGGTCGGTCTCGGGCAGGGCGATGACGTAGCTGCGGGAGGCCACCATGTCGATGATCCCGGCCGGGGTGGTGGGGTGTTCCCAGCGGATCTCCAGCCGCTCGGGCGCACCGAACGGGGCGGGCAGGACGGGTGCGGTGTCGATCTGCTGACGGTCGCAGCGGTGCATCAGTGCGCCGAGGGCGGCGGCCCAGGGCTCGGTCTCGTCCCGGACGTTCCAGACCAGGGCGAGGGTCCCGCCGGGGGCGAGCACCCGGGCGATCTCCGGTACGGCCGCCGCCTGGTCGAACCAGTGCCAGGCCTGGGCCACCACCACCGCGTCCACGCTGGCGTCGGGCAGCGGGATGTGCTCGGCGGAGCCGGCCCGCACCGCCGCCCTGGGCACGGCGGCGGCGAGCCGGTCGCGCATGCCCTGGTCGGGTTCCACCGCGACCACGTCCAGTCCGGCGTCGACCAGCAGTCCGGTCAACTGGCCCGTCCCGGCGCCCAGATCGAGCACCCGGCGGGCCTCGCGGGGCACCGCCGAGCCGAGCAGCGCCTGCGGGTAGCCGGGCCGGCCGTGCTGGTAGGAGGCGGCCGCGAGGCCGAAGGAGCGGGCCCGCAGCCGGCCGGACCAGCGCCTGGTCGCGCCCTGCCTGGTCATCCCGCAGGCCCGGCCGATCTCCTCCCAGGTCGCCTCCCGGCCGCGCCGCAGTTCCTCCACCAGGTCGGTGCGCCGTTCCTCCAGGGCCTCGATCACCCCCGAGAGCCGCTGCAGGCCGTCCAGGCCGCCACCACCGGCCACGTCCGCCGCCACTCGACGACCGAGATCGTTCACGTCCATGACCCCGCACTCTAGGAAGCGGGCGCGCTAAGTGTCAACAGAGATTGCCTTCGTGAGCAACATTTGTTGCTAAACGGCCCACAGCACCCCCCACACGAGTGACGGGACCGCCCCTAGCACGAACTCGCCTCCGCGCGTGGCGACTTGGGCCGGAAACCCTTCACACGGGCGAATCCTGACCGGGTTCCCGGCGCGGGGGCGTCCGGGCGAGAAGCCTTGGTGGCCGGGCGGTGCCGACCTGGACTGCGACCGGCGTGCGAGATGTCGGGCATGTCCGGCAAGTTGCCACAAGTCGGTTGACGCACAGTAGTTTTGAGTTTCGGTCAGGATGTCCTGAACTTGGTTATGCTGCAGCACGCCTCCGGAGCCGGTCGTCGCCCGTCCCCGTTCCGTTCCGATCGTTTGAGGATGCCGAATGCTTCGAGCTGGATCGTCACCCGCCGGACGGCGCCTCGCGCCCCTGCTCGGCTGGATACTGCCCACGGCCGTGACGGCGGCGGCGGTGGCGGTCGCCGCGGTGGTGGTGTCGGCCGGAGCCCGGGCCCAGGTGCTGTGGTGCGGGGCGACGGCCACCGTGCTGGTCGCCGTGGTCGCCGCCGAGTCCGCCCGCCGCGGCCGCGCCCTGGCCGAGCTGCGCGACGAACACGCCCGGCGGACCGACGAGTTGCAGCGCAGGCTGGCCGCCCAGGAGGACGAGATCGGGCGGATGGCCGCCGGCGAGCTGCGCCGACTGGTCGGCGGCGCCCGCTACGGCTCGTCCATCGACGTGCTGCTCCAGCCCTTCCAGCGCCCGAACCCGCTGCTGTCACGGAAGTTCCGCCACGCGCTGGAGCTGGTGGTGCGCGGCATCGCCCAGGCCGTCGACGACGAGGTCAGCCGGCGCGACTCCGCCGAGCGCGCCTTCGTCAACCTGGCCCGCCGGGTCCAGGCGATCATCCACCGCCAGGCCAAGGACCTGCGGGAGATGGAGGACCGGCACGGCAACGACCCGGCGGTCTTCGACGACCTGCTGCGCCTCGACCACGGCAACGCCCTGGTCGGCCGCCTCGCCGACTCCATCGCCGTCCTCTCCGGCGCCCGGCCCGGCCGCCAGTGGACCCGCCCGATCGCCCTCTACAGCGTGCTGCGCGGCGGAATGTCCCGGATCCTCGAGTACCAGCGGGTCGACCTCCACCCGGTGACCCAGATCTCGGTCATCGGACCGGCCGTCGAACCCCTGATCCACGCCGTGGCCGAGCTGCTCGACAACGCCACCCGCTACTCCCCGCCGCACACCCACGTCCACCTGAGCGCCTCCGAGGTGCAGAGCGGGATCGCGATCGAGGTCGAGGACGGCGGCCTCGGGCTCACCGACGAGGCGCGCGCCCGGGCCGAGCGCTCGATGCGCGAGGCCATGGTCTCCAAGGACTTCGACGACCTCACCGAGTCCCCCCGGCTGGGCTTCGCCATCCTCGGCCGGCTCTGCCAGGCGTACGGCTTCCAGGTGTCGCTGCGCCGCTCCGCGTACGGCGGTGTGCGGGCGGTCCTGGTGGTGCCCCAGGAGCTGCTCACCACCGCTCCCCCGACCGGGCGGGCGCACGGCATCGGCGCCTTCTCCGGCCCGCGGCCGCTCCCGGCGAACCCGCCCCGGCACGCGGCCCCCGCCCGGCCCTGGGGCGCCCGGACCGCCTCGGCCGGCGCCGGGTCGTCCGGCGGGCTCGGAGCGTCCACCGGGCTGGGGAAGTCCGCCGGCGTCGGGCCGTCCTACGGCTCGACCAACCCGTGGGGGGAATCCGGCCCCGGCGCCGGGGACGACGAGGTGATCGTCACCGAGCGCACCGCCAACGGCCTGCCGCAGCGCCGCCGCAGCCGGCCGACCGGCCGGGCCGTCTTCTCCGCGCCCGCCCGCGGCACCGCCCAGCCCAACGGCCCGACCGCCGGACCCGCGGCGGGACCGGCCGCCCCGTCGGCCCGGCCCAAGAAGCAGCCCGGCCTGTGGCTGGAGGCGTTCATGGAGGGCTACAAGGGCACCGGCAGCGCCGGCACGGGCGAGACGGGCGCCGCAGGAACCAGCAGCACCGCACCGAACAGCGCCGGACAGACCAGTGAAGAGACGGCAGGGAAAGGCGAGCAGTGATTCCGCACCGCAGCAACATGGACTGGATCCTCAACGACCTCGCACACAGCGTCCCGTACGTGCGCCACGTCATCGTGCTCTCCGCCGACGGCCTGCGGATCGCCCAGTACGGCGCCGACCCGGACACCGCCGACCGGCTGGCCGCCGCCTGCGCCGGACTGCAGAGCCTGGCCGCCGCCGTCGGGCACGAGTTCCCGCACGGCAACGGCGCGATGAAGCTGGTCGTCATCGAGGTGGACGGCGGCTACTTCTACCTGATGTCGGCCGGTGACCGCGCCTACCTCGCGGTGCTCGCCGACGAGGGCGTGGACGCCGGGCTGGTCAGCCACCAGATGCGCGACCTGGTGGACCGGATCGGCGAGCACCTGTCCGCCCCGCCGCGCAACCCCGAGGTGGTCGCATGAACCGCCCGACCACGGTCCCCGCCCGGGCGGGCACATGAACGAGCACAGTGAGGCAGTGACATGACCGCCGAGCAGGGCGGCTGGGACGGACCCGAGCCCGATCGCCTGTACGTGATCACCCGCGGCCGCAGCGGCCCCTCCGGGCCGGGCGTCTTCGACCTGGTCACCCTGATCGTCTCCCTCGCGGAACCGACCCCCGCCATGCAGCCCGAGCACGCGGCGATCCTGCGGCTGTGCCGCTCGCCGCTCTCGGTGGCGGAGGTCTCCGCCTACCTCGAACTGCCCACGAGCGTGGTCACCGTCCTGCTGGCGGACCTGCTCGACGACGGGCGGATCGAGGCCCGCGCCGCCGTACCGGCGGCGGAACTCCCCGACCGTGCCCTGTTGGAGGCGGTGATCCATGGACTTCAGCGGCTCTGACACGGTCGTCGGACCGGCGAGCGCGGACCTGCTGCCCGACACCGTCACCACGGCGGTCAAGGTGGTGATCGTCGGCGGCTTCGGCGTCGGCAAGACCACGCTGGTCGGCGCGGTGAGCGAGATCCGCCCGCTGACCACCGAGGAGACCATGACCCAGGCCGGGGTCGGCGTGGACGACCCGACCGGGGTCGAACGCAAGACCTCCACCACGGTGGCCATGGACTTCGGCCGGATCAGCATCAGCGACAGGCTCGTGCTGTACGTCTTCGGCACCCCCGGCCAGGAGCGGTTCTGGTTCCTCTGGAACGGCCTGTTCGAGGGCGCGCTCGGCGCGGTGGTGCTGGTGGACACCCGCCGGCTGGAGGTCAGCTTCGAGGTGATCGGACGGCTCGAGGACCGCGGCGTGCCCTTCGTGGTCGCCGTCAACGGCTTCCCCGAGGCGCCGACCTACCCGCTCGACGAGCTGCGCCAGGCGCTCGACCTGCCGCCCGAGGTGCCGATCGTCGCCTGCGACGCGCGCAGCCGCGAATCCAGCCGGGACACCCTGATGACGCTCATGCACTACCTCTACGAACTGGCCGCGCCGCCCGCCGGCTGAGCCCTTCGCACCTCTTCCGAACGACCGGAGACCCTGTGACCACCCCGTTCCCCGACGGCGCCGCCGCCCCCGTCCCACCGCCCGGCTGCCCCGCCCACCGGCACGTCGTCGAGCCGATCGGCCCCGGCGGCCTGCGCCGGCTGTACGGCCCGGAGGCCGAGGCCGACCCGGCGGGCCTGTACGAGAAGCTGCGCGCCGAGTACGGCGACGTCGCCCCGGTGCTGCTGCACGGCGACCACCGGGCCTGGCTGATCCTCGGCCACGCCGCCAACATCACCGCGCTGCGCACCCCCTCGCTGTTCTCCCGCGACTCGCGGCTGTGGAGCGCCTTCCGCAACAACGAGATCCCGCCCGACTCCCCACTGCTGCCGGTGGTCGCCTGGCAGCCGATCTGCGTGTTCGCCGACGGCGAGGAGCACCGCCGGCTGCGGAACGCCCTGCTGGACGGGCTGAACGGCTTCGACCGGCGCGGCATCCGCCGCCACGTCCGCCGCTTCACCACCGACCTGGTCCAGCTGTTCGGGCCGACCGGCCAGGCCGAGCTGATCACCCAGTTCGCCGAGCACCTGCCGATGCTGGTGATGACCAAGCTGCTCGGCATGCCGGACGAGTACGGGCCGCAACTCGTCGACGCCGCCCGGGACTTGGTGAAGGGCACCGAGACGGCGGTGGCCAGCAACGAGTACGTGGTGGCGAGCCTGCGCCGCACCATCGCGATCAAGCACGAAAGCCCCGGCGACGACCTCACCAGCCGACTGCTCGCCCACCCGGCCGAGCTGACCGACGACGAGGTGATGGAGCACCTGCGGGCGGTGCTGCTGGCCGCCAACGAGAGCACCGTCAACCTGATCGCCGACTCGCTGAAGATGGTGCTCACCGACCCGCGCTTCCGCGCCCACCTCTCCGGCGGCCAGATGACCCTGGGCGAGGCGCTGGACCAGGTGCTCTGGGACTCCCCGCCGATGTCCCTGGTGGCCGGACGCTGCGCGACCGCCGACACCGAGCTCGGCGGACAGCAGATCAAGGCCGGCGACTTCCTGCTGCTCGGCCTCGCGGCGGGCAACGTCGACCCGGTGGTCCGGCCCGATCTGTCCACCCCGCTGTACGGCAACCGCTCGCACCTGTCCTTCGGCGCCGGGCCGCACGAGTGCCCCGGGCAGGACATCGGCCGGCACATCGCCGAGGCCGGGATCGACATCCTGCTCACCCTGCTGCCGGACCTCCGACTCGCCGTCCCCGAGGAGGAGTTGACCTGGACCTCGGCCTGGATCTCGCGCCATCTCACCGCGCTGCCGGTGGAGTTCACCGCGCACGAGATCGAGCCGGACCCGGAGTCGGTCGCGGAGGCGGAGCGGGCGACGCGGGCGCGGGCGAAGGAGGAGCGGGCGGAGGAGGAGCGGGAGCTCGCCGCCCGGGCGGCGGAGGCCGCCGCCCCCGCCCCGGCGGCGACCGTCCCGGCCCAGCGGCGCAGCTGGTGGGACGTGCTGACCGGCCTGTTCCGGCGCTGAACCCGTTCCAGGCGGGCGGGGGACGGCCAGTCCCCCGCCCGCCCTTCCGCGTCGGCCGACACACCGCTCACGGCTGAGGGGCGGCGGGCCGGCTCAGGTGGTGGTGAGCGCGCGTCCCAGCACGGTCATCGCGTCCGGCAGCACCCGCCGCCA from Kitasatospora cathayae includes:
- a CDS encoding class I SAM-dependent methyltransferase, whose amino-acid sequence is MDVNDLGRRVAADVAGGGGLDGLQRLSGVIEALEERRTDLVEELRRGREATWEEIGRACGMTRQGATRRWSGRLRARSFGLAAASYQHGRPGYPQALLGSAVPREARRVLDLGAGTGQLTGLLVDAGLDVVAVEPDQGMRDRLAAAVPRAAVRAGSAEHIPLPDASVDAVVVAQAWHWFDQAAAVPEIARVLAPGGTLALVWNVRDETEPWAAALGALMHRCDRQQIDTAPVLPAPFGAPERLEIRWEHPTTPAGIIDMVASRSYVIALPETDRARLLADVEHLLATHPGLAGREEIAMPYLTRCTRVRLG
- a CDS encoding ATP-binding protein — encoded protein: MLRAGSSPAGRRLAPLLGWILPTAVTAAAVAVAAVVVSAGARAQVLWCGATATVLVAVVAAESARRGRALAELRDEHARRTDELQRRLAAQEDEIGRMAAGELRRLVGGARYGSSIDVLLQPFQRPNPLLSRKFRHALELVVRGIAQAVDDEVSRRDSAERAFVNLARRVQAIIHRQAKDLREMEDRHGNDPAVFDDLLRLDHGNALVGRLADSIAVLSGARPGRQWTRPIALYSVLRGGMSRILEYQRVDLHPVTQISVIGPAVEPLIHAVAELLDNATRYSPPHTHVHLSASEVQSGIAIEVEDGGLGLTDEARARAERSMREAMVSKDFDDLTESPRLGFAILGRLCQAYGFQVSLRRSAYGGVRAVLVVPQELLTTAPPTGRAHGIGAFSGPRPLPANPPRHAAPARPWGARTASAGAGSSGGLGASTGLGKSAGVGPSYGSTNPWGESGPGAGDDEVIVTERTANGLPQRRRSRPTGRAVFSAPARGTAQPNGPTAGPAAGPAAPSARPKKQPGLWLEAFMEGYKGTGSAGTGETGAAGTSSTAPNSAGQTSEETAGKGEQ
- a CDS encoding roadblock/LC7 domain-containing protein; its protein translation is MDWILNDLAHSVPYVRHVIVLSADGLRIAQYGADPDTADRLAAACAGLQSLAAAVGHEFPHGNGAMKLVVIEVDGGYFYLMSAGDRAYLAVLADEGVDAGLVSHQMRDLVDRIGEHLSAPPRNPEVVA
- a CDS encoding DUF742 domain-containing protein; amino-acid sequence: MTAEQGGWDGPEPDRLYVITRGRSGPSGPGVFDLVTLIVSLAEPTPAMQPEHAAILRLCRSPLSVAEVSAYLELPTSVVTVLLADLLDDGRIEARAAVPAAELPDRALLEAVIHGLQRL
- a CDS encoding GTP-binding protein, which encodes MDFSGSDTVVGPASADLLPDTVTTAVKVVIVGGFGVGKTTLVGAVSEIRPLTTEETMTQAGVGVDDPTGVERKTSTTVAMDFGRISISDRLVLYVFGTPGQERFWFLWNGLFEGALGAVVLVDTRRLEVSFEVIGRLEDRGVPFVVAVNGFPEAPTYPLDELRQALDLPPEVPIVACDARSRESSRDTLMTLMHYLYELAAPPAG
- a CDS encoding cytochrome P450 yields the protein MTTPFPDGAAAPVPPPGCPAHRHVVEPIGPGGLRRLYGPEAEADPAGLYEKLRAEYGDVAPVLLHGDHRAWLILGHAANITALRTPSLFSRDSRLWSAFRNNEIPPDSPLLPVVAWQPICVFADGEEHRRLRNALLDGLNGFDRRGIRRHVRRFTTDLVQLFGPTGQAELITQFAEHLPMLVMTKLLGMPDEYGPQLVDAARDLVKGTETAVASNEYVVASLRRTIAIKHESPGDDLTSRLLAHPAELTDDEVMEHLRAVLLAANESTVNLIADSLKMVLTDPRFRAHLSGGQMTLGEALDQVLWDSPPMSLVAGRCATADTELGGQQIKAGDFLLLGLAAGNVDPVVRPDLSTPLYGNRSHLSFGAGPHECPGQDIGRHIAEAGIDILLTLLPDLRLAVPEEELTWTSAWISRHLTALPVEFTAHEIEPDPESVAEAERATRARAKEERAEEERELAARAAEAAAPAPAATVPAQRRSWWDVLTGLFRR